The Panicum hallii strain FIL2 chromosome 9, PHallii_v3.1, whole genome shotgun sequence genome has a window encoding:
- the LOC112876057 gene encoding protein FAR1-RELATED SEQUENCE 5-like isoform X1 — MVDRAAAPAEAASCDPPPETDAPPRQAGAADEQEDAPAGAAAGPPPPPQQAGDADEGEDISGSPAGPPGERCGAMMEVVGKDGGGGKWKVSKLVVEHNHELQVAPGEVAATVPALGMEFESADAAKEFYYGYGERVGFKARTGSNRRSVGDGEKIMQRFQCWRGIYSSRRGKGKDSDEGKEAEEMVEDAAAAAAAGKRKREPYKTRSRNAAKKDAEVVEVEKGVGVGGAENGLEVQNGRGSRRGRSKKGMVEQDGKSVAGLEAEKDGVQVAAAASNDKEEEEDEGKDQEGVEEEVQVEVKRGRGRPRKAVTEDDTLQAHVLRELGVRASQYNLEERKKILSKYLSKRQSRPASSRPTKIASRQALAERRKRGNGGRFLSSEGQLPSERRSKRLEKQNLKMEEKAEGKEDDIIEAEPDPEDEVGAGPGGEPKIGMVFLNEDKAYEFYVKYAGAEGFSVRKGFLDKTAKNVTKSRAYVCSKEGFRPKNIYSESKKPRPETRTGCQAHMTIKITSSGKYVVTEFVSDHNHDREAPLVDIQILKSQKLLSKVQQPPDPPKVVLIPNEYKNYTRTKRIKNMQLGDAQAISEYLRRMKGENPSFFYAIQVDEDDQFTNVFWADIKSIMDYNYFGDVVCIDTRYCTSEYGRPLLLFIGVNHHKQPIIFGTALIYDDSVQSFRWLFETFKSAMSGKQPKTVLTDQSTALIDAISSVWPGTTHRFSLLHLYLTASNVLRDNFQDSETFTLDFSRWLYDYEEEDFISSWEILSEKYNLKDNEWLSKLYDGRERWALPYGRDTFCADIAATLRSDNTDTILKDLLKPEVDLRTFFNSYDKFLEEKRLAEQQADYLGAQMTQRVAPLRLLWQAANSYTPTLFEMFRMEFEQISNCIVYGCGEIGPISEYQVTVKDRPRGRFVRFDSTQCMAVCSCKKFEFTGLPCCHVLKILELRNIKELPPHYILKRWRKDAQSEAPGESYSYAAIDEDPRFSLSRRYNTLCRTLYKIAAKASESIEAYAFLENQYEQLVEQVEVLLQAKLHDKSSLSAILKGHQPHLHQSEVSNSEPRRVTAKKNKNVEPRRRQQSPLDSNKKKKARQGLLEPEEIDIPLRVVPPTVSNDIPNHLRTPTSQFLAPSHIMQAPYVAQQFGLGSLQGFPAMPPFGQLQEPTPLQQPSHLQPPPYHNVPQIPQAPPPDIQSLQFLSSNPQLGHQTTDQGQYTIPVWDFL, encoded by the exons ATGGTCGATcgggccgccgcgccggcggaggcggcgagctGCGACCCGCCGCCGGAGACCGACGCGCCTCCCCGCCAGGCCGGTGCCGCCGATGAGCAGGAGGACGCTCCggcgggggcggccgcgggCCCCCCGCCTCCCCCGCAGCAGGCCGGCGACGCTGATGAGGGGGAGGACATTTCGGGTTCGCCGGCGGGCCCCCCgggcgagcggtgcggggcgATGATGGAGGTGGTGGgaaaggacggcggcgggggcaaGTGGAAGGTGTCCAAGCTGGTGGTGGAGCACAACCACGAGCTGCAGGTCGCCCCCGGCGAGGTCGCGGCGACCGTGCCGGCGCTCGGGATGGAGTTCGAATCCGCCGACGCCGCCAAGGAGTTCTACTACGGATACGGCGAGCGGGTGGGGTTCAAGGCGCGTACGGGCTCTAACCGCCGCTCGGTGGGCGACGGCGAGAAGATCATGCAGCGGTTCCAGTGCTGGAGGGGCATTTACTCTAGCAGGAGGGGTAAAGGGAAGGATTCGGATGAGGggaaggaagcagaggagatggtggaggatgctgctgctgccgcagcCGCTGGGAAGAGGAAGAGGGAGCCTTATAAGACGAGGAGCCGCAATGCTGCGAAGAAGGATGCTGAAGTCGTTGAGGTGGAGAAGGGTGTTGGGGTGGGAGGTGCTGAGAATGGGCTTGAGGTGCAGAATGGGAGAGGTTCCAGGAGGGGTAGGAGTAAGAAGGGTATGGTGGAGCAGGATGGGAAGTCTGTTGCTGGGTTGGAGGCGGAGAAGGATGGGGTAcaagttgctgctgctgcttctaacgataaggaggaagaggaggatgaaGGGAAGGATCAGGAGGGAGTGGAAGAGGAGGTCCAGGTGGAAgtgaagagagggagggggaggccCAGGAAGGCTGTTACGGAGGATGACACCCTGCAGGCACATGTGTTGAGGGAGCTCGGTGTGAGGGCATCGCAGTACAATCtcgaggagaggaagaagatacTCAGTAAGTACCTCTCGAAGCGACAGAGCAGACCTGCCTCAAGCAGGCCTACCAAG ATTGCCTCACGACAAGCTTTGGCTGAAAGGCGCAAGCGCGGCAATGGAGGTAGATTCCTGTCAAGTGAAGGACAGTTG CCTTCAGAAAGACGCTCCAAACGTCTTGAGAAGCAAAATCTCAAAATGGAAGAGAAG GCAGAGGGCAAGGAAGATGACATAATTGAAGCAGAACCAGATCCAGAAGATGAAGTAGGTGCTGGACCTGGAGGAGAACCGAAGATAGGTATGGTTTTCCTGAATGAGGATAAGGCCTATGAATTCTATGTGAAGTATGCTGGAGCTGAAGGATTCAGTGTCCGAAAAGGCTTTTTGGACAAAACTGCGAAGAATGTTACAAAATCACGAGCATATGTTTGTTCCAAGGAGGGATTTCGTCCGAAAAATATTTATTCTGAATCCAAGAAGCCACGACCAGAAACAAGAACCGGTTGCCAGGCACACATGACTATTAAAATTACATCAAGTGGAAAATATGTAGTGACTGAGTTTGTGTCTGATCATAATCATGATCGTGAAGCTCCTTTGGTGGACATTCAGATTTTGAAGTCACAAAAATTGTTATCAAAGGTACAACAGCCTCCTGATCCACCAAAAGTTGTTTTGATTCCAAATGAGTATAAAAATTACACAAGGACAAAACGCATAAAAAATATGCAATTAGGTGATGCCCAGGCCATCAGTGAATATTTACGAAGGATGAAAGGCGAGAATCCTTCCTTCTTTTATGCCATTcaagtggatgaagatgacCAATTCACAAATGTATTCTGGGCTGACATTAAATCAATAATGGATTATAATTACTTTGGCGATGTAGTGTGTATTGACACAAGATATTGCACAAGTGAATATGGGAGACCTCTTCTGTTGTTTATTGGTGTTAACCATCATAAGCAGCCAATAATATTCGGTACAGCATTGATTTATGATGACTCAGTTCAATCCTTTAGATGGTTGTTTGAGACCTTCAAATCAGCTATGAGTGGAAAACAGCCAAAAACAGTTTTGACTGATCAGTCTACAGCACTTATTGATGCAATTTCTTCTGTTTGGCCTGGGACCACCCATCGCTTCTCACTGTTGCATCTATATCTGACTGCTAGCAATGTATTAAGGGATAACTTCCAAGATTCAGAAACTTTTACACTTGATTTTAGTAGGTGGCTGTATGACTATGAGGAGGAGGACTTCATTTCAAGCTGGGAAATCCTTTCAGAGAAGTACAATTTAAAAGATAATGAGTGGTTAAGTAAATTGTATGATGGTAGAGAAAGATGGGCTTTGCCATATGGGCGTGATACGTTCTGTGCAGATATTGCAGCCACACTAAGAAGTGATAACACAGATACTATCCTGAAAGATCTCCTTAAACCAGAAGTTGATCTTCGAACCTTCTTCAACAGTTATGATAAATTTTTGGAGGAAAAACGTCTAGCTGAACAACAAGCTGACTACCTTGGGGCTCAAATGACACAAAGGGTAGCACCACTGCGGTTGCTTTGGCAAGCTGCTAATTCATATACTCCAACACTGTTTGAGATGTTCAGGATGGAATTTGAACAGATCTCAAACTGCATAGTCTATGGCTGTGGTGAGATTGGACCGATATCTGAGTACCAGGTAACTGTCAAAGACAGGCCTCGGGGTCGGTTTGTTAGGTTTGATTCGACACAATGTATGGCTGTTTGTAGTTGTAAGAAGTTTGAATTCACAGGTCTTCCATGTTGTCATGTATTGAAAATTCTTGAACTGAGAAATATCAAAGAACTTCCACCACACTATATTCTGAAAAGATGGAGAAAAGATGCTCAAAGCGAAGCTCCAGGAGAGAGCTATAGCTATGCAGCCATAGATGAAGATCCCAGGTTTTCATTGTCAAGGCGGTACAATACATTGTGCCGGACTCTATACAAAATTGCAGCAAAAGCTTCTGAAAGCATTGAAGCTTATGCATTCCTGGAGAACCAATATGAACAGCTTGTGGAACAAGTGGAGGTACTTTTGCAAGCAAAGTTGCATGATAAATCTTCCTTAAGTGCTATCCTGAAAGGCCATCAGCCACATTTGCATCAGAGCGAAGTCAGCAACAGTGAACCTCGCAGAGTAACTgctaagaaaaataaaaatgtaGAGCCACGTCGCCGGCAACAAAGTCCTCTAGATTCAAATAAGAAGAAAAAGGCTAGACAAG GTCTATTGGAGCCTGAGGAAATCGATATCCCACTCAGGGTCGTTCCTCCCACAGTATCAAATGATATTCCAAATCATTTAAGAACTCCAACCAGTCAATTTCTTGCACCAAGCCATATAATGCAG GCACCGTATGTTGCCCAGCAGTTTGGTCTTGGTTCTCTCCAGGGATTCCCAGCCATGCCACCATTTGGGCAG CTTCAAGAACCAACACCACTTCAACAACCTTCTCATCTGCAACCACCACCCTATCATAATGTTCCTCAAATCCCCCAG GCTCCACCTCCAGACATACAATCACTCCAGTTCCTTAGCAGCAACCCTCAACTGGGGCACCAAACTACGGATCAAGGCCAGTACACCATTCCAGTCTGGGATTTCCTGTGA
- the LOC112876058 gene encoding uncharacterized protein LOC112876058 → MDPAREPLAGGLQRRPAAAARAGGGPQEPPPGGQRAIHADVDPQPRPWPWMQKVAILAIVLLGCLQFLPATHFRDPNDPHRNWIPFDGSRNPTDLSNVVGSVDVFSWTSCLDLRTLAVLTNSTLSSSSDRQNISFHFLIPEGGNDKLPYHKLKVVLPDSDLTVTSQRQIKDKLNVATPEGNFLWSFHKELSPLLIAKSQLSKKRYLHISADSIVKGKIEDLGRMDLGTYAIAATEDCSKRFGDFVSMDVLSAIQRAAAKSWVSKEPYDKDACLVDFDVLLVEPRKLEKNLVDSIMWWTGVVNVANPRDHIRLAIALALYDKYLKLPSTWKRANAKADILNYDGPKKVCSDDGRQHEQSSYGDNWKEYLHQKSEAILNS, encoded by the exons ATGGACCCAGCACGGGAGCCGCTCGCCGGcggcctccagcgccgccccgcggcGGCCGCGAGGGCCGGAGGGGGGCCACAGGAGCCGCCTCCGGGCGGGCAGCGCGCCATCCACGCCGACGTCGACCCGCAGCCGCGGCCGTGGCCCTGGATGCAGAAGGTGGCCATCCTCGCCATCGTGCTGCTCGGGTGCCTCCAGTTCCTGCCGGCCACGCACTTCCGGGACCCCAACGACCCGCACCGCAACTGGATCCCCTTCGACGGCTCGCGCAACCCGACG GATTTGTCAAATGTGGTTGGAAGTGTAGATGTCTTCTCTTGGACAAGCTGTCTGGATCTTCGTACTCTTGCTGTGCTGACAAATTCCACGCTGTCCAGCTCAAG TGATCGACAGAATATATCTTTCCATTTCTTAATACCTGAAGGAGGCAATGATAAATTGCCCTACCACAAGTTAAAAGTAGTGCTACCTGATTCAGATCTCACTGTTACTAG TCAGAGGCAAATCAAGGACAAGCTAAATGTTGCTACCCCAGAAGGAAACTTCCTTTGGTCATTCCACAAGGAACTGTCACCCCTCCTTATTGCAAAATCTCAGTTGTCCAAAAAGAGATATCTTCATATCTCTGCAGACTCCATTGTGAAG GGCAAAATTGAAGATCTTGGTCGCATGGATTTAGGCACTTATGCCATTGCTGCCACTGAAGATTGCAGCAAGCGCTTTGGTGATTTTGTCAGTATGGACGTTCTAAGTGCCATACAAAGAGCAGCTGCAAAAAGTTGGGTTTCTAAAGAGCCTTACGACAAGGATGCGTGCCTAGTTGACTTTGATGTGCTCTTGGTAGAGCCTCGCAAGCTGGAGAAGAACCTGGTTGATTCCATCATGTGGTGGACCGGAGTTGTTAATGTAGCCAATCCAAG gGACCACATTAGGTTGGCAATTGCTCTTGCCCTCTATGACAAGTATCTGAAGCTACCTTCGACTTGGAAGCGAGCAAATGCTAAGGCAGACATTCTCAACTACGATGGACCGAAAAAAGTTTGCTCCGATGATGGTCGTCAGCACGAGCAATCAAGCTATGGTGACAACTGGAAGGAATACCTTCATCAGAAATCTGAAGCCATACTGAACTCCTAA
- the LOC112876059 gene encoding photosystem I reaction center subunit III, chloroplastic translates to MAALAASSTAAFAAKPRLPRARLSVACSATGGGDSSSSSVSLASSVKTFSAALALSSVLLSSAATSPPPAAADIAGLTPCKESKAFAKREKNSIKKLTASLKKYAPDSAPALAINATIEKTKRRFENYGKFGLLCGADGLPHLIVSGDQRHWGEFITPGLLFLYIAGWIGWVGRSYLIAISGEKKPAMREIIIDVELATRLLPRGFIWPVAAYRELINGELVVDDKDIGYY, encoded by the coding sequence AtggccgccctcgccgcctcctccacggccgccttcgccgccaagccgcgcctcccgcgcgcgcgcctctCCGTGGCCTGCTccgccaccggcggcggcgacagcagcagcagcagcgtctCGCTTGCCTCCTCCGTCAAGACCTTCTCGGCCGCGCTGGCGCTGTCGTCGGTGCTCCTCTCCTCGGCGGCCACCTCCcctccgcccgcggccgccgacATCGCCGGCCTCACCCCGTGCAAGGAGTCCAAGGCGTTCGCCAAGCGCGAGAAGAACTCGATCAAGAAGCTCACCGCCTCGCTCAAGAAGTACGCCCCCGACAGCGCCCCCGCGCTCGCCATCAACGCCACCATCGAGAAGACCAAGCGCCGCTTCGAGAACTACGGCAAGTTCGGCCTGCTCTGCGGCGCCGACGGCCTGCCGCACCTCATCGTCAGCGGCGACCAGCGGCACTGGGGCGAGTTCATCACCCCGGGCCTGCTCTTCCTCTACATCGCCGGATGGATCGGGTGGGTCGGCAGGAGCTACCTCATCGCCATCAGCGGCGAGAAGAAGCCCGCCATGAGGGAGATCATCATCGACGTCGAGCTCGCCACGAGGCTCCTCCCCAGGGGGTTCATCTGGCCCGTCGCAGCCTACCGCGAGCTCATCAACGGAGAACTCGTCGTCGACGACAAGGACATCGGCTACTACTAA
- the LOC112873556 gene encoding uncharacterized protein LOC112873556, which produces MAGAGAPSAWGPSPALVTALVALLGLGLAAYIVGPQLYWHAAEALTAAGACPACDCNCDARPLLDLPEDCAKQFKGVKGRASGEETEKSFTELLIEELRQREEEATQAQQEADVKLLEAKKLASQYQKEADKCSSGMDTCEEAREKSAEALVEQRKLTSLWEQRARELGWKPDNTRHT; this is translated from the exons ATGGCGGGAGCCGGGGCGCCGTCGGCGTGGGGCCCGAGCCCGGCGCTGGTGACCGCGCTGGTAGCGCTGCTGGGGCTCGGCCTCGCCGCTTACATCGTGGGGCCGCAGCTCTACTGGCACGCCGCGGAGGCGCTCACGGCGGCCGGGGCGTGCCCCGCCTGCGATTGCAACTGCGACGCGCGCCCGCTCCTCGACCTCCCGGAAG ATTGTGCCAAACAATTCAAAGGGGTTAAGGGTCGTGCCTCTGGTGAGGAAACAGAAAAGAGTTTCACAGAGCTGCTTATAGAAGAACTGAGGCAGAGAGAAGAGGAGGCGACACAAGCTCAGCAAGAGGCTGATGTAAAGTTGCTCGAGGCCAAAAAGTTAGCTTCACAGTATCAAAAGGAGGCTGACAAATGCAGCTCAGGTATGGACACCTGTGAAGAAGCTAGGGAGAAATCAGCGGAAGCATTGGTTGAACAAAGGAAACTGACTTCTTTGTGGGAGCAAAGGGCTCGGGAACTAGGATGGAAACCTGATAATACAAGGCACACATAG
- the LOC112876057 gene encoding protein FAR1-RELATED SEQUENCE 5-like isoform X2 gives MVDRAAAPAEAASCDPPPETDAPPRQAGAADEQEDAPAGAAAGPPPPPQQAGDADEGEDISGSPAGPPGERCGAMMEVVGKDGGGGKWKVSKLVVEHNHELQVAPGEVAATVPALGMEFESADAAKEFYYGYGERVGFKARTGSNRRSVGDGEKIMQRFQCWRGIYSSRRGKGKDSDEGKEAEEMVEDAAAAAAAGKRKREPYKTRSRNAAKKDAEVVEVEKGVGVGGAENGLEVQNGRGSRRGRSKKGMVEQDGKSVAGLEAEKDGVQVAAAASNDKEEEEDEGKDQEGVEEEVQVEVKRGRGRPRKAVTEDDTLQAHVLRELGVRASQYNLEERKKILSKYLSKRQSRPASSRPTKIASRQALAERRKRGNGGRFLSSEGQLPSERRSKRLEKQNLKMEEKAEGKEDDIIEAEPDPEDEVGAGPGGEPKIGMVFLNEDKAYEFYVKYAGAEGFSVRKGFLDKTAKNVTKSRAYVCSKEGFRPKNIYSESKKPRPETRTGCQAHMTIKITSSGKYVVTEFVSDHNHDREAPLVDIQILKSQKLLSKVQQPPDPPKVVLIPNEYKNYTRTKRIKNMQLGDAQAISEYLRRMKGENPSFFYAIQVDEDDQFTNVFWADIKSIMDYNYFGDVVCIDTRYCTSEYGRPLLLFIGVNHHKQPIIFGTALIYDDSVQSFRWLFETFKSAMSGKQPKTVLTDQSTALIDAISSVWPGTTHRFSLLHLYLTASNVLRDNFQDSETFTLDFSRWLYDYEEEDFISSWEILSEKYNLKDNEWLSKLYDGRERWALPYGRDTFCADIAATLRSDNTDTILKDLLKPEVDLRTFFNSYDKFLEEKRLAEQQADYLGAQMTQRVAPLRLLWQAANSYTPTLFEMFRMEFEQISNCIVYGCGEIGPISEYQVTVKDRPRGRFVRFDSTQCMAVCSCKKFEFTGLPCCHVLKILELRNIKELPPHYILKRWRKDAQSEAPGESYSYAAIDEDPRFSLSRRYNTLCRTLYKIAAKASESIEAYAFLENQYEQLVEQVEVLLQAKLHDKSSLSAILKGHQPHLHQSEVSNSEPRRVTAKKNKNVEPRRRQQSPLDSNKKKKARQGLLEPEEIDIPLRVVPPTVSNDIPNHLRTPTSQFLAPSHIMQAPYVAQQFGLGSLQGFPAMPPFGQAPPPDIQSLQFLSSNPQLGHQTTDQGQYTIPVWDFL, from the exons ATGGTCGATcgggccgccgcgccggcggaggcggcgagctGCGACCCGCCGCCGGAGACCGACGCGCCTCCCCGCCAGGCCGGTGCCGCCGATGAGCAGGAGGACGCTCCggcgggggcggccgcgggCCCCCCGCCTCCCCCGCAGCAGGCCGGCGACGCTGATGAGGGGGAGGACATTTCGGGTTCGCCGGCGGGCCCCCCgggcgagcggtgcggggcgATGATGGAGGTGGTGGgaaaggacggcggcgggggcaaGTGGAAGGTGTCCAAGCTGGTGGTGGAGCACAACCACGAGCTGCAGGTCGCCCCCGGCGAGGTCGCGGCGACCGTGCCGGCGCTCGGGATGGAGTTCGAATCCGCCGACGCCGCCAAGGAGTTCTACTACGGATACGGCGAGCGGGTGGGGTTCAAGGCGCGTACGGGCTCTAACCGCCGCTCGGTGGGCGACGGCGAGAAGATCATGCAGCGGTTCCAGTGCTGGAGGGGCATTTACTCTAGCAGGAGGGGTAAAGGGAAGGATTCGGATGAGGggaaggaagcagaggagatggtggaggatgctgctgctgccgcagcCGCTGGGAAGAGGAAGAGGGAGCCTTATAAGACGAGGAGCCGCAATGCTGCGAAGAAGGATGCTGAAGTCGTTGAGGTGGAGAAGGGTGTTGGGGTGGGAGGTGCTGAGAATGGGCTTGAGGTGCAGAATGGGAGAGGTTCCAGGAGGGGTAGGAGTAAGAAGGGTATGGTGGAGCAGGATGGGAAGTCTGTTGCTGGGTTGGAGGCGGAGAAGGATGGGGTAcaagttgctgctgctgcttctaacgataaggaggaagaggaggatgaaGGGAAGGATCAGGAGGGAGTGGAAGAGGAGGTCCAGGTGGAAgtgaagagagggagggggaggccCAGGAAGGCTGTTACGGAGGATGACACCCTGCAGGCACATGTGTTGAGGGAGCTCGGTGTGAGGGCATCGCAGTACAATCtcgaggagaggaagaagatacTCAGTAAGTACCTCTCGAAGCGACAGAGCAGACCTGCCTCAAGCAGGCCTACCAAG ATTGCCTCACGACAAGCTTTGGCTGAAAGGCGCAAGCGCGGCAATGGAGGTAGATTCCTGTCAAGTGAAGGACAGTTG CCTTCAGAAAGACGCTCCAAACGTCTTGAGAAGCAAAATCTCAAAATGGAAGAGAAG GCAGAGGGCAAGGAAGATGACATAATTGAAGCAGAACCAGATCCAGAAGATGAAGTAGGTGCTGGACCTGGAGGAGAACCGAAGATAGGTATGGTTTTCCTGAATGAGGATAAGGCCTATGAATTCTATGTGAAGTATGCTGGAGCTGAAGGATTCAGTGTCCGAAAAGGCTTTTTGGACAAAACTGCGAAGAATGTTACAAAATCACGAGCATATGTTTGTTCCAAGGAGGGATTTCGTCCGAAAAATATTTATTCTGAATCCAAGAAGCCACGACCAGAAACAAGAACCGGTTGCCAGGCACACATGACTATTAAAATTACATCAAGTGGAAAATATGTAGTGACTGAGTTTGTGTCTGATCATAATCATGATCGTGAAGCTCCTTTGGTGGACATTCAGATTTTGAAGTCACAAAAATTGTTATCAAAGGTACAACAGCCTCCTGATCCACCAAAAGTTGTTTTGATTCCAAATGAGTATAAAAATTACACAAGGACAAAACGCATAAAAAATATGCAATTAGGTGATGCCCAGGCCATCAGTGAATATTTACGAAGGATGAAAGGCGAGAATCCTTCCTTCTTTTATGCCATTcaagtggatgaagatgacCAATTCACAAATGTATTCTGGGCTGACATTAAATCAATAATGGATTATAATTACTTTGGCGATGTAGTGTGTATTGACACAAGATATTGCACAAGTGAATATGGGAGACCTCTTCTGTTGTTTATTGGTGTTAACCATCATAAGCAGCCAATAATATTCGGTACAGCATTGATTTATGATGACTCAGTTCAATCCTTTAGATGGTTGTTTGAGACCTTCAAATCAGCTATGAGTGGAAAACAGCCAAAAACAGTTTTGACTGATCAGTCTACAGCACTTATTGATGCAATTTCTTCTGTTTGGCCTGGGACCACCCATCGCTTCTCACTGTTGCATCTATATCTGACTGCTAGCAATGTATTAAGGGATAACTTCCAAGATTCAGAAACTTTTACACTTGATTTTAGTAGGTGGCTGTATGACTATGAGGAGGAGGACTTCATTTCAAGCTGGGAAATCCTTTCAGAGAAGTACAATTTAAAAGATAATGAGTGGTTAAGTAAATTGTATGATGGTAGAGAAAGATGGGCTTTGCCATATGGGCGTGATACGTTCTGTGCAGATATTGCAGCCACACTAAGAAGTGATAACACAGATACTATCCTGAAAGATCTCCTTAAACCAGAAGTTGATCTTCGAACCTTCTTCAACAGTTATGATAAATTTTTGGAGGAAAAACGTCTAGCTGAACAACAAGCTGACTACCTTGGGGCTCAAATGACACAAAGGGTAGCACCACTGCGGTTGCTTTGGCAAGCTGCTAATTCATATACTCCAACACTGTTTGAGATGTTCAGGATGGAATTTGAACAGATCTCAAACTGCATAGTCTATGGCTGTGGTGAGATTGGACCGATATCTGAGTACCAGGTAACTGTCAAAGACAGGCCTCGGGGTCGGTTTGTTAGGTTTGATTCGACACAATGTATGGCTGTTTGTAGTTGTAAGAAGTTTGAATTCACAGGTCTTCCATGTTGTCATGTATTGAAAATTCTTGAACTGAGAAATATCAAAGAACTTCCACCACACTATATTCTGAAAAGATGGAGAAAAGATGCTCAAAGCGAAGCTCCAGGAGAGAGCTATAGCTATGCAGCCATAGATGAAGATCCCAGGTTTTCATTGTCAAGGCGGTACAATACATTGTGCCGGACTCTATACAAAATTGCAGCAAAAGCTTCTGAAAGCATTGAAGCTTATGCATTCCTGGAGAACCAATATGAACAGCTTGTGGAACAAGTGGAGGTACTTTTGCAAGCAAAGTTGCATGATAAATCTTCCTTAAGTGCTATCCTGAAAGGCCATCAGCCACATTTGCATCAGAGCGAAGTCAGCAACAGTGAACCTCGCAGAGTAACTgctaagaaaaataaaaatgtaGAGCCACGTCGCCGGCAACAAAGTCCTCTAGATTCAAATAAGAAGAAAAAGGCTAGACAAG GTCTATTGGAGCCTGAGGAAATCGATATCCCACTCAGGGTCGTTCCTCCCACAGTATCAAATGATATTCCAAATCATTTAAGAACTCCAACCAGTCAATTTCTTGCACCAAGCCATATAATGCAG GCACCGTATGTTGCCCAGCAGTTTGGTCTTGGTTCTCTCCAGGGATTCCCAGCCATGCCACCATTTGGGCAG GCTCCACCTCCAGACATACAATCACTCCAGTTCCTTAGCAGCAACCCTCAACTGGGGCACCAAACTACGGATCAAGGCCAGTACACCATTCCAGTCTGGGATTTCCTGTGA